The genomic region ACTCATCCATTTCGAGAGGCTTGGTGAGTAGTTTCACATTGTAGGGAGCGAGGGCTTCTGCAAATTCTTCATCGTCATGGGCACTGATAGCGATCACGATCTGAGAATGTGATTTTTTACGAATGTGATCAACCAGCCTTAATCCACTCATGCGAGGCATGCTCAGGTCCGTCAAAACGATATCGTAATCTCGCTCATCCATTTTGTTGAGAGCTTCCTGGCCATCTTCTGCGGTGTCGACCTCGGCAAATAGGTTCTGCAGTAGAAACTGGAAAGACTC from SAR324 cluster bacterium harbors:
- a CDS encoding response regulator, with product ESFQFLLQNLFAEVDTAEDGQEALNKMDERDYDIVLTDLSMPRMSGLRLVDHIRKKSHSQIVIAISAHDDEEFAEALAPYNVKLLTKPLEMDELFETLVPLCEQLH